Proteins encoded within one genomic window of Rhododendron vialii isolate Sample 1 chromosome 1a, ASM3025357v1:
- the LOC131317598 gene encoding uncharacterized protein LOC131317598: MDPIPTWVRTLWNTWDLRVLVLLSFTLQIILSLFGSRRKYISSMWISVLVWSAYLMADWAATVALGKLSDVQGDREKSNLLWALWAPLLLLHLGGPDTITAYSLEDNQLWMRHLLGLVVQLFLAIYVILMSWKNSWFSFMSLPALVAGVIKYWERTSVLKWVSDDKYLNRISDSIMNRPWFSSEGHDYVRLLLLAREHLCQFMGWYLKKGGGVYEVGDHNNPWEITETNIKWDALELQMGLVYELLYTKAPIIYSKRGFIMRCVSFGCTVSVLVGLTIEIVLLKTREEDEGNWHEIDIAITGVLIVGAVALEIYAAVVLFSSNWMMLWLIEQGKKEWVIWLSQRFPRLFNKQKKYWSQIMGQFDLVGYFLKVRETGVQSPSRSGSKKEGRRCPSRKIIRSVLGLNYEDKWNRYRHTTACSVYPLVYKAILELCDPIDSRISDSLIDELDEVWEILEDTTEDAFSERIKTAHLATEICYCLEMEWDAGGEDDPSGSDSSSWKQNREVSKALSDYMMYLLILHPSLLPNVVALGDLEDELYNPGHLIGDACDVNATCLNLLMDSEGSRRSWSRIATYLKGNEKTKRWEIIKQMWLRMLCAATRCEKGFGQKNSHFQQLRQGGELLSLIWFINPPYTITLSDTTHVSHIREGFFVYCKEKKGKLTEV, translated from the coding sequence ATGGATCCGATTCCAACATGGGTGCGGACACTTTGGAACACGTGGGATCTTCGAGTACTGGTTCTCCTTAGTTTTACCCTACAAATAATTCTTTCCCTATTCGGCAGCCGAAGAAAATATATATCCTCGATGTGGATTAGTGTGCTTGTTTGGTCAGCCTATTTAATGGCAGACTGGGCAGCAACGGTTGCTCTTGGAAAACTCTCGGACGTCCAAGGCGATCGCGAAAAAAGCAACTTACTATGGGCCTTATGGGCACCGCTGCTCTTGTTACACCTTGGTGGGCCTGACACCATAACTGCTTATTCGCTGGAAGATAATCAGTTGTGGATGAGGCACCTTTTGGGATTAGTCGTTCAACTTTTCCTTGCGATTTACGTCATTCTGATGTCGTGGAAAAATTCATGGTTCTCGTTCATGTCGCTTCCGGCGTTAGTAGCGGGAGTTATCAAGTACTGGGAAAGAACCTCGGTTCTCAAGTGGGTGAGCGACGATAAATACTTGAATAGAATATCCGATTCTATTATGAATAGACCTTGGTTCTCAAGTGAGGGTCATGACTATGTGCGGCTTTTACTTCTGGCTCGTGAACATCTGTGTCAGTTTATGGGGTGGTATTTGAAGAAGGGGGGCGGTGTGTACGAAGTGGGGGATCATAACAACCCCTGGGAAATTACAGAGACTAATATTAAGTGGGATGCACTGGAGCTTCAAATGGGCCTCGTGTATGAATTGTTATATACAAAGGCCCCCATAATCTACAGTAAGAGAGGTTTTATCATGCGCTGTGTCAGCTTCGGATGTACAGTGAGTGTATTAGTAGGATTAACCATTGAGATTGTACTTTTAAAGACAAGGGAAGAAGACGAAGGGAATTGGCATGAGATTGATATTGCCATTACAGGGGTATTAATAGTAGGAGCTGTAGCTTTGGAGATTTATGCAGCCGTTGTACTATTTTCCTCCAATTGGATGATGCTTTGGCTAATTGAACAGGGTAAAAAGGAATGGGTGATATGGTTAAGCCAAAGATTTCCGCGGCTTTTCAACAAGCAGAAAAAGTACTGGTCTCAAATTATGGGGCAATTTGATCTAGTTGGTTATTTTCTCAAAGTCAGAGAAACTGGTGTTCAAAGTCCAAGTagaagcggatcaaaaaaagaaggaagaaggtGTCCAAGTAGAAAAATAATCAGATCGGTGTTGGGGCTTAATTACGAGGATAAGTGGAATAGATATCGACACACGACGGCATGTTCTGTATATCCTCTGGTATACAAAGCAATTTTAGAGCTTTGTGATCCTATTGATTCAAGAATATCAGACAGCCTAATCGATGAATTGGACGAAGTTTGGGAGATATTAGAAGACACCACGGAGGATGCTTTTTCCGAGCGAATTAAGACCGCACACTTGGCAACAGAAATATGCTACTGTTTAGAAATGGAATGGGATGCAGGAGGTGAAGATGATCCCTCTGGATCCGACTCTTCGTCGTGGAAGCAAAACAGGGAAGTGTCCAAAGCTTTATCAGATTACATGATGTATCTACTTATACTACATCCTTCACTGTTGCCCAATGTTGTAGCACTTGGAGATTTGGAAGACGAGCTCTACAATCCGGGACATCTTATAGGGGATGCATGTGACGTAAACGCGACTTGCCTTAATTTGCTGATGGATTCTGAAGGATCTCGGCGGAGTTGGAGTAGGATTGCCACATATTTGAAGGGAAATGAGAAGACAAAGAGATGGGAAATAATCAAACAAATGTGGTTGAGGATGCTATGCGCTGCAACTCGCTGTGAAAAAGGTTTCGGTCAGAAAAATAGCCACTTCCAGCAATTAAGACAGGGAGGCGAGCTTCTCAGTTTAATTTGGTTCATTAATCCCCCATATACGATAACCCTTAGTGACACTACTCATGTGAGCCATATTAGAGAAGGATTTTTCGTCTATTGTaaggagaagaaaggaaagttgACCGAGGTATAA